The Myxococcaceae bacterium JPH2 genome has a window encoding:
- a CDS encoding D-tyrosyl-tRNA(Tyr) deacylase, which translates to MKAVVQRVLEASVTVEGQRVSEMGPGLLVLLGVGKGDTQAEVAWMVEKLATLRIFEDAAGKMNLSLEDTSRQLIVVSQFTLYGDARKGRRPSFIDAEEPTAAKALYERACELLRQRGLTVGTGIFAADMKVALVNDGPVTLLLESPPRTDTPAKA; encoded by the coding sequence ATGAAGGCCGTGGTTCAGCGGGTGCTGGAGGCGTCCGTGACGGTGGAGGGCCAGCGGGTGAGCGAGATGGGCCCGGGGCTGCTCGTGCTCTTGGGCGTGGGCAAGGGGGACACCCAGGCGGAGGTCGCGTGGATGGTGGAGAAGCTCGCCACGCTGCGCATCTTCGAGGACGCCGCCGGGAAGATGAACCTCTCGCTGGAGGACACCTCGCGGCAGCTCATCGTCGTGAGCCAGTTCACCCTCTACGGGGACGCGCGGAAGGGACGGCGCCCCAGCTTCATCGACGCGGAGGAGCCCACGGCCGCCAAGGCCCTCTACGAGCGCGCGTGCGAGCTGCTGCGCCAGCGCGGCCTCACGGTGGGCACCGGCATCTTCGCGGCGGACATGAAGGTGGCGCTCGTCAACGACGGCCCCGTCACCCTCCTCCTGGAGAGCCCGCCTCGGACGGACACTCCCGCCAAGGCCTAG